Below is a window of Desulfarculaceae bacterium DNA.
TGCTGTCCCACCTGCCACTGCTTCGACATCCAGGACGAGACCCTGGGCGAGGCCGGGCGCCGGGTGCGCAACTGGGACTACTGCATGAGCTACCTCTTCACCCTGCACGGCACCGGCCACAACCCGCGCGGCAGCAAGAAGGACCGGGTGCGCCAGAGGTTCATGCACAAGTTCAAATACATCCCGGTCAAGCGCGGCGGCGAGATCGGCTGCGTGGGCTGCGGGCGCTGCGTGCAGCTCTGCCCGGTGAACATCGACGTGCGCGAGGTGGTGCGCGACATGAACGCCTGAGGCGCGCGCCCCAGGCCAGAAAGGCTTATCAGCCATGGACAATCCCTACCGGCCCTATCCGGTGAAAATATCCAAGACCCTGGTGGAGACCGAGGACAAGCAGCTAAAGAGCTTTTGGCTGGATTTCCTCGACCCCGCCGACGCCCAGGCCTTTGATTACACCCCCGGCCAGTTCGCCGAGCTGAGCGTGTCGGGCTACGGCGAGATCCCCATCGGCATCGCCTCCAGCCCCACCGAGGGCGACACCCTCCTGTTCACGGTGAACAAGGTGGGCGTGGTGAGCAACCGGCTGCACAACATGAACGAAGGCGACGTCATGGGGGTGCGCGGCCCCCTGGGCAACAGCTACCCGCTCAAGGAGATGGAGGGCAAGAACGTGGTCATCGTGGCCGGCGGCTTCGCGGTGACCACCCTGCGCTCCACGGTCACCTGGATGCTGCACCCCGACCACCGCGACAAGTACGGCGACATCACCTTCATCTACGGGGCGCGCACCCCGGGCCTGCTGCTCTACGAGGACCAATGGCGGGAGTGGCAGAAGCGTGACGACATCAACTGCCACGTGACCATCGACCGGGAGGTGGAGGGCTGGGACGGCCTGGTGGGCTTCGTGCCCACGGTGTGCGAGGAGGTGGCCCCTCAGCCGGACAACGCGGTGGCCTTGATCTGCGGCCCGCCGGTGATGATCCGCTTCACCCAGCCGGTGTTCGACAAGCTGGGCTGGCAGGCGGAGCAGATCGTGATGAGCCTGGAGAACCGCATGAAGTGCGGCATCGGCATCTGCGGGCGCTGCAACGTGGGGCCGGAGTATGTGTGCAAGGACGGCCCGGTGTTCACCAAGGCTCAGTTGGACAACCTGCCCGCCGAGTACTAGGGCGGCTTCCCATAAACGCAAGCGCGGACCGGCCAAGCG
It encodes the following:
- a CDS encoding FAD/NAD(P)-binding protein — protein: MDNPYRPYPVKISKTLVETEDKQLKSFWLDFLDPADAQAFDYTPGQFAELSVSGYGEIPIGIASSPTEGDTLLFTVNKVGVVSNRLHNMNEGDVMGVRGPLGNSYPLKEMEGKNVVIVAGGFAVTTLRSTVTWMLHPDHRDKYGDITFIYGARTPGLLLYEDQWREWQKRDDINCHVTIDREVEGWDGLVGFVPTVCEEVAPQPDNAVALICGPPVMIRFTQPVFDKLGWQAEQIVMSLENRMKCGIGICGRCNVGPEYVCKDGPVFTKAQLDNLPAEY